The genomic region aaaatgtattgacGTACAGTCAATAGAAGGAATTGAAGAGGACATGATGGCACTTCTATAATTTAAAGCCTAAAGCAAAGCAACTGTGTGTACAGGATATCAAAGCTCTTCAAGCAATCACAAGTACATGATggtagaaaaaaaaaattactttaCATCCGGATATAATAAGTAAACAAACGCATAAGAATTGACTCCTTGTGattcacattaaaaaaaaacatagtgGAATTTATCAAAGGAGCCAAAGGGCTTCATCTATTCTCTACTATATTCATAATTGTGCAGATTTGTCATAGCCACTCCTTAAGGATTATAACCGACATGACCTCTGTTCCAAGTGAATACAGTAATGTGTTCATCCATCATACCTCTCACAGGTACAGAGTCTCTACACAGCAGGGACGTGACCGCTTTTTCAGCGCTGTAGGATGCACAGTAGGAAATGTCTTTGGCATGCCCATGATCCAAATGACTATAAATCCACTGATTCCAGAGATTACCATTAATCTTCTCTGCTCAAATGTCCCCTTCTTGACGTTGGGGAGAAACACCACCCCCCTCAGATTGGACACAGTACCCTAATTAACCTCATCGTTTTTTAATGTGATGATGACACATAGCTGAGGTCCCTTCTGTTGGCAGAGGATTCCCGGGGTCAGAGCCCTCCTAGGGAGTGGGCGTTCAGAGTCTGTGCAGAGCGTGGATTTCCTGAGTCTAGTAATATGGGATATTGGCAACTCAGCAGAAAACGACACCAAAATCACTCTCCGGATTTGCGTGGCGTCCAAATGAATCTTCTTTTAGACTGGTAGAAATCTGTTAGGATAAAGAACAGAAAACTCAACAAGTGCATATCCACATCAAATCAAAACTTATCCACGCTCTAATTAACATATTACgttattaataactataataagTACCTGTTATGTTGGTCTGTTTCCTCTTCAGCCCTGTGTCCTCTCGTCTCTCTGGTGTTTTCTCCGGGTGGAGCTCACATCTCTCTGGTGAACAGTGGATGTTCTCCTCCTCACTGTGAGGCTGCCCCACCCTTCCTCTTCCCCGTGGCTTTAGATctgcctctgctgctctctgaccTTCTGTGTGTCCCAGACCAGGCAGACATGATCTGTAGAGCAGGGGTACCTCGCTGCCTGGGATGCCCTCCCACTGAAACACGCTCTGCTCCAGAGGCTTATTTGAGACGAAGTCAAAGCCCCATCGCTGGCAAGCCTGGTCCAGGTCTCTCCTCAGGGCGGCCTGgtactccacctgcagctgctcTCTGTCCACGGGGCCAAACAGGCTCCTTTGGGCCGGGCTGTTCCCCAGGGCGCTCAGGGTCTGCTTGTGAAGATCCATCGTTATGCACTGtagaaacagagaaatcactggTTAGTTGTCTTTTCATTAAAAATGAATCTGCCAGTATGCCAaaacaattgattaattaattagctGTAATCAAATACCTCCGTATCGCGAATGCAACAATATTGTCTGTTTGAAAATTGGTGCTTTTAAAAAAATCGAACTAAATTTGTAATATCAGTTACAAATTATGATGATGACTTAGTGGATAGCG from Pseudochaenichthys georgianus chromosome 5, fPseGeo1.2, whole genome shotgun sequence harbors:
- the cdkn1a gene encoding cyclin-dependent kinase inhibitor 1 isoform X1, producing MKDVTWTSLQSADNCITMDLHKQTLSALGNSPAQRSLFGPVDREQLQVEYQAALRRDLDQACQRWGFDFVSNKPLEQSVFQWEGIPGSEVPLLYRSCLPGLGHTEGQRAAEADLKPRGRGRVGQPHSEEENIHCSPERCELHPEKTPERREDTGLKRKQTNITDFYQSKRRFIWTPRKSGE
- the cdkn1a gene encoding cyclin-dependent kinase inhibitor 1 isoform X2 — protein: MCITMDLHKQTLSALGNSPAQRSLFGPVDREQLQVEYQAALRRDLDQACQRWGFDFVSNKPLEQSVFQWEGIPGSEVPLLYRSCLPGLGHTEGQRAAEADLKPRGRGRVGQPHSEEENIHCSPERCELHPEKTPERREDTGLKRKQTNITDFYQSKRRFIWTPRKSGE